In the genome of Zootoca vivipara chromosome 6, rZooViv1.1, whole genome shotgun sequence, the window attgaccagcttctagctaggactgctctgctagttCAGGGattggcaaggcttaccggggATAGGCTGGATCGCTCCTgcggagatcctccgtgggccggacTGGCCGAAATTTCTTCTGAGCGTGCCCAGATGCCGAAGATCGCGCCTGCGCAGTCACGATTTTCGgcatctgagcatgcacagaagaaATTTGCGGAGCCGCGGAAGAGAGACcccgccggtttagcacagcatgcagggactcgccaagcgggcacCTCGGTTtggggggcggctcatgggccggttaagcaACCCCATGGGCCTTAGTGGCCGACCTCTGTGTTAGATTCTATGATTTGTTGCTCTGCAACGGTCGAAAGCGCCAGGGAGACTTGACTCACACGCTTTCCTGCAGCGCCGTCTGCCGCGCCTCGCAGTGCTCCCTCTCTGCCTCTGCTGCGGCCTTTTCTCCCGCAGCTGCCTCCAGCCGCTCTTCCAAGCCAGCCGCCTGCTGCCGCCATTGGGACATCTCCACTGCGAGCGGGAAAGAGCCGAGAGGCGGGCTTGAGAACGGCACAATGCAGAAAAAGCTTTCCATGCTTCCTCCaaacccaccccttctccaccaAGGTAGGgggaaagtattattattattattattattattattattattattattagcttctcCAGGGAGAGAGTTCCAGGCTGGATCCATATTTCTATTAAAAAACACTATGGGGGGGAAACCGTTATAAAGGTCACAATGGAAATTACCATTGACTTCCAATttcagccattattattattattattattagcttctcTGAGGAAAGAGTTcctggctggatctacacagctataaaaaacACTGTGGAAAAAAGCCGTTATAAAACCTCACAATGGAAATTACCATTGACTTCTGATTTTGGCTCTACATTGCCCTCTGgtgtcatattttattttattcaaatttattttatttcattttatacttttcaggtttatacgtTTCCTTAATTtttcaatcattttaacatttcaaaatttgacttccccctctttctgcagttccctaaagttacagtatttgttttaacatcttctgcacatccaaattcatttaatttgctccttttttatctactttaaatatatacacttgcgaaactgcaggttgttacaataatcctgccagtctTTTTATCCGTTTGTGATTTATCTGTAAACATttaacaaaccatttccattcttttatataaaaaagtttgttatcctgatttttttttattcttcctttaaattccgcGCATTTCtccatattccataagtttttgtatccatccttcctttgctgggacttctgcttctttccattttggggcaagtaacattcttgctgctgtagtgaCACATATAAATAAGTTTCTacacagtttaggtagttctgtccctataatccccccccccccccgcccctaaagcttctggtttctttacacaggttatctgaaggcagccctgtttaggaaagtttttcatgacagatgttttaatgtatttttaatcttttgttttaaattccgGAATAaaaattgccggaagaaatatgaacaacctcagatatgcagatgacacaaccttgatggcagaaagcgaggaggaattaaagaaccttttaatgagggtgaaagaggagagcgcaaaatatggtctgaagctcaacatcaaaaaaaccaagatcatggccactggtcccatcacctcctggcaaatagaaggggaagaaatggaggcagtgagagattttactttcttgggctccttgatcactgcagatggtgacagcagtcacgaaattaaaagacgcctgcttcttgggagaaaagcaatgacaaacctagacagcatcttaaaaagcagagacatcaccttgccgacaaaggtccgtatagttaaagctatggttttcccagtagtgatgtatggaagtgagagctggaccataaagaaggctgatcgccgaagaattgatgcttttgaattatggtgctggaggagactcttgagagtcccatggactgcaagaagatcaaacctatccattcttaaggaaatcagccctgagtgctcactggaaggacggatcctgaagctgaggctccaatacttggccacctcatgagaagagaagaatccttggaaaagaccctgatgttgggaaagattgagggcactaggagaaggggacgacagaggacgagatggttggacagtgttctcgaagctacgaacatgagtttgaccaaactgcgggaggcagtgcaagacaggagtgcctggcgtgctctggtccatggggtcaccaagagttggacacgactaaacgactaaacgactaaacaacaacaacaaatcttttgttggaagctgcccagagtggatgggtggggtagaaataataataataataataataataataataataataataataataataataaattatctttttcaattcattatacagtatatcGTTTCACAGTAAGCTTTGACCTTACAATAAGACCTATAAAGAAATCATCGCAGGTGATTTTTCGTTTGTTCTCCCCTTGTAACATCCGCaagtaataaatcattattattgcaattattattgttattacccaGCAGGGCGCTGTTTCGACTGTCCATCTCGACCTGCAGGGTGAACATCTCGCCGTGAAGGGCTGTCAGGTTGGCGTCCAAAAGGGTCTGCAAGAGAGACGGGGCGGGGGTAGCATCTCTTAAAATGTGGGTCCTCGGCTGGTAGCTCCGCCCCTTCTTTAGACCACGCCCACACAGCGCCCTCCCACCTGTGGCCACGCCCCACCTTTGCAGAAACCAGTGCCGGagttacgtataagctaaacaaattctagcttagggccccgctctcttggcggccccaactttttttaaaggaaaacaaaatactggctgtccatttccaaaatataagataaaaaaacaaataagataaaacctacacccagcaaccgtgttttgtgttttgtcagctcctatgatgtaagtcatgggccccacctcctagcctgctccctaaaatatccctggtttgctcctttctgtaTATGGGGTtcctccattctgcatggactagttgcatggcaacatgggcaaatggatttagatacctattaggtccatcatttaccatctagcatatatttaacacgaaaaacagtggcaatttgttgttgacaaaggacagctggaacgtataaagggccccattatcttcagtagcatagggccgcatcaaacctaaatccggccctggccgtTGCCATCGAAAttgtctgacccccccccccacagttgcAAATCAATTTTATTCTCACATTTGGCGGAGGATCAAATCAAAGCTGCATTTTCAGCTGAAATACTTGGGGACCAGTATTGCATTGAGGTATTTCGATGGCGTTTTTCGATTTGCTCCTTGCAAACAGAGTGAAAAGTCTGCAAATTTTGATAATTGACCCCGATTTGCAATGGGGGCTGAACGATTTCGATTGCCACAACAGATGAGCCTTCTGCAACCGGCAGACTTCTGGAGGTTtgctagactacaaatcccatcatccatgacctcGGGTGGAGGCTGCACCCCAGAAATATCCGAAAGGTTTCagaaggttagggttagggttggcaGAATAAAGCGAGGGAAACTAAATTAATCCGGCTCGGTTGCAATTCATTTCTCTGGATTGGTTTGCGCCCAGATACAAATTTCCAGCTGAGGCAGCTACAGGCCtttgaagaattctgggagttatAGTTTGCTAAATGTGCTGAGAGTTGCAAAGAAACCTCCCCATCCCAGAGATgtgattcccagagttccctaggaagatgTGTCAATTGTTGAAGcagcctgggaattgtagttctgagtGCAGGATATCAACTCTCGgcacaaactacaactcccaggattctttggggggggagtaatgGCCCCTTCAACAGGGCTTTAAGTGTAGGGCACAAATGTGGCCTCTGTATGGAAAAGAATGgttcagtcagtagaacatgagactcttaagttCAGGGTCGCGGGTTCAAgtctcacgttgggcaaaatattcctgctttgcagggggttggaatggatgacccctaagggtcccttccaactctgctgttCTATGAGTGTCGTGATGAACTCCTGACTAGGACACGACTGCCGGTTTGCCGATTCCCAAGAGAGCACGTGAAAGCCAGCACAAAACTAAAAACAGACACAGTCTGGAAGCTTCTGCAAAACCTCAAGAAATGGGGACAATCGCAGGCAGAGGAAATGGACTCTGCATCAGCTCGGGCCCCACAAACCCACCCCAAGCCCCCTTTTCCTGCCCTACCACCTCCACCAGCTGAAAAGGAAATTGCTCGAAGGAGAACAATGGAGACTAGCAATGGTTTTCCAGAGTTTGGCTTTTCTCAGGAAAACGCTGCCATTGTGTCTGTTTATATTTCTCCAGGAGGACCGCAAAGGCTCTCAAGGTCCAAGAATCTTGGCCTTCTTCCAGCCGGGAAAGCGACTGTGTGGTAGGATGTTTTTTCTCCGGGAGACGGGGAAGGTGGAGCTGAGTGGCCTTGCAGAAAGTACCTGGAGGCGTATAAAAATTATACGTCTGCCCGAAAAAAAGAGTCTTGGATGGGCGTGGCGGAGAAACAGAATAAGCTGTCTCTGCACCGGACTGTCTCAAAATAGTTTCCAACAAAAAGGGTTTGGGGTTCTTTAGGTCAGGGGTAAGGAGCTGGGACCCAGATCCATGCAGGGCCAGCACGCaatgtccaacatttctcctgtgaaaatagggacatcctattccatcccctccaacatttctcatgaaaatagggacgtcctattccatcctctccaacatttctcccgtgaaaatagggatgtcctattccatcccctccaacgtttctcccgtgaaaatagggacgtcctattccaccccctccaacgtttctcccgtgaaaatagggatgtcctattccatcccctccaatgtttctcccatgaaaatagggatgtcctattccatcccctccaacatttctcccgtgaaaatagggacgtcctatttcaTCCCCtccgtttctcccgtgaaaatagggatgtcctattccatcccctccgatgtttctcccatgaaaatagggacgtcctattccatcctctccaacatttctcccatgaaaatagggacgtccttatccatcccctccaatatttcccccctgaaaatagggacgtcctattccatcccctccaacgtttctcccgtgaaaatagggacgtcctattccatcccctccaacgtttctcccatgaaaatagggacttcctattccatcccctccaacagttctcccatgaaaatggggacgtcctattccatcccctccaacatttctcccatgaaaatagggacgtcctattccatcccctccaacatttctcccatgaaaatagggatgtcctattccatcctctccaacatttctcccatgaaaatagggacgtcctattccatcccctccaacatttctcccatgaaaatagggacgtcctattccatcccctccaacatttctcccatgaaaatagggacgtcctattccatcctctccaacatttctcccatgaaaatagggacgtccttatccatcccctccaatatttcccccctgaaaatagggacgtcctattccatcccctccaacatttctcccatgaaaatagggacgtcctattccatcccctccaatatttcccccctgaaaatagggacgtcctattccatcccctccaacatttctcccctgaaaatagggacgtcctattccatcccctccaacatttctcccatgaaagcCTTTCTCTCATGAAAAGATGGACTATAACGTTCCCCGCCCCCCCAAGCCCAAAATACCACGTTCTCCAAGCAGCCCATCAAGGTGGCGTTGAGCCTCTTCCTGTTCTCCTTGGCTTGGCCAAGCTGCTTCTGCAGGTCCTTCTCTCGCTGGGCCAGCTTCTCCAGCTGCTTCTCGCGCCCGGCCCGTTCCCATTCCAGCTCGGCCACCTTGTCCCCCAGAGCCGCTGTTTCGTTGGCCAACTGCTCCCGGCACCTCCTGACCTGGCGGGCCGCTTCCGAGTGCCACGCCATGACGGCCACGGATACGGTCACGGCCGCCAATGCCAGCAGGAGCACCGCGCACAAACCCAGGACCTTCAGCGTAGCTTTGACAGTTGAGGGATCcatcctgcttcttcttcttcctcctggcAAGAGAGCGTCTGTGCTGCCGTCTCTCTCCTCTGACTATGATCGCCCTGCGTGGGTTTCACCATGATCACACAAACCCTTCATTTGTGGCCTGCCGCATGCCACAGGGAAGAAAACCACAAGGGAGCTATTtgtggcattttattttttttggccaGGAGTTGATGGGTTCGCTTGAGCCCTTAAATTATATCCAGCCCTGGGGGGAAATCAACAAGTAATTCGACCTATGCTAAGTGCTagagctgggcgatatctggttttcaacaccgGGATGTATCAGCAGCTAAATATACTGTACTGATATACTGATACAgtatcagaacctccaagtggccctgttttccagggattgacagaagccgtcccagtttctgatttgatcccagaatgtcccacttttccataggacgtccctattttcatgggagaaatgttggaagggatggaaTAGTATGTCCCTagttttcaggggagaaatgttggagggg includes:
- the LOC118087373 gene encoding uncharacterized protein LOC118087373 isoform X3; translation: MDPSTVKATLKVLGLCAVLLLALAAVTVSVAVMAWHSEAARQVRRCREQLANETAALGDKVAELEWERAGREKQLEKLAQREKDLQKQLGQAKENRKRLNATLMGCLENVTLLDANLTALHGEMFTLQVEMDSRNSALLVEMSQWRQQAAGLEERLEAAAGEKAAAEAEREHCEARQTALQESVHGYLSEIASLHRRLQGRPSSAARRKG
- the LOC118087373 gene encoding uncharacterized protein LOC118087373 isoform X2, which gives rise to MDPSTVKATLKVLGLCAVLLLALAAVTVSVAVMAWHSEAARQVRRCREQLANETAALGDKVAELEWERAGREKQLEKLAQREKDLQKQLGQAKENRKRLNATLMGCLENVTLLDANLTALHGEMFTLQVEMDSRNSALLVEMSQWRQQAAGLEERLEAAAGEKAAAEAEREHCEARQTALQESVHGYLSEIASLHRRLQGRPSSAARRCPPFWKG
- the LOC118087373 gene encoding uncharacterized protein LOC118087373 isoform X1; protein product: MDPSTVKATLKVLGLCAVLLLALAAVTVSVAVMAWHSEAARQVRRCREQLANETAALGDKVAELEWERAGREKQLEKLAQREKDLQKQLGQAKENRKRLNATLMGCLENVTLLDANLTALHGEMFTLQVEMDSRNSALLVEMSQWRQQAAGLEERLEAAAGEKAAAEAEREHCEARQTALQESVHGYLSEIASLHRRLQGRPSSAARRCPPFWYLLWGLASFFILDPLEGLNFLL